A genomic window from Lotus japonicus ecotype B-129 chromosome 1, LjGifu_v1.2 includes:
- the LOC130740673 gene encoding protein FAR1-RELATED SEQUENCE 5-like isoform X2, translating to MASSDDDSFINSDDGRDLDNNSDSNCDESGSEGDNEADNEQPVLYTTHVGHKKIVDLTVDDILGLKFSRQEEAYKFYSAYAKLHGFVVRKDIRRRDENGDFIVQQYVCNKEGLRNKKHLMRVDRKMDHRPLTRTGCHAKLRVRFDYKISCWKVVSFKEGHNHELYPASAVPLIPAYRAISDADKAQVDSLNSQGVKTCHIMGYLLAQKGGYAGVGFLKEDLYNYFHRQKRDKIKDGDARISLTYLQGKADNDGMFFSRYTTTDDCRLQNLFWADSTSITDFQCFGDVLAFDTTYNKNKYNLPLVIFSGCNHHSQTVIFGCGLLINETAETYKWVLETFLAAMRNKHPRAVVTDGDSAMRKAIKQVFPNATHRLCAWHLHRNAKGKTMNDSFVDDFEKALYHNMGIDEFEEFWKQMVAKHGLEGNEWVRKTYEKKSMWANAYLRDQFFAGIRTTSRCEGINSYIKSYVERKNSVVELLHSMEEALRGYRHNELVADFNSLFTEPVMTTSLHMYEREASKIFTLEIFREVKFEIEEVGALMIMERIENGDSVMFKMSKLFQPNRIIGVVYDTVNSSFSCDCRLFQSRGIPCSHVFCAMKREHMKSIPSSLICKRWTKSVKSEFFSSDQLDEMDPDVTKITRRGAAAAACNRLCEIASKNGKYFDEIRDEILKLTSKYDNKKGSSRTQGDNFNDIRDPTTVPTKGGRPSKKRYSRTRRRCTNCRKTGHTLRTCPKRIGTKDEHIAHDASSPHEDNEMRRQDNEDNTTFNDDNVQHNDHSTQYSNYAENDKEGTTLNECNIKHKDTEPSSKKGKERKEKKVKRSTQNSINDSGKQPTLSAQRPHLEAYKVQQTGLTTHHTGKQPISSAQKPHSETHKVQHTGHTIHHIGKQTIDFSNKGNPEITHRVLVAPPPPPGNVAFAYGTSNSHLTSSNDYGTSSIPHNIPSGYGALIQGMPMPPLPSSYGALSHEMPMPPFHGAGPSRPQFPKFLAAIHMSQYMGGVQNLHGGTNLSHLLQKEVKKKKIGTSNKDEADSSKEQQNMNKPDGDK from the exons ATGGCTAGCTCAGATGATGATTCATTTATTAATTCAGACGATGGTAGAGATCTTGATAATAATTCTGATAGTAATTGTGACGAAAGTGGTAGTGAAGGAGACAATGAAGCGGACAATGAGCAACCAGTCTTATATACAACACATGTCGGTCACAAAAAGATAGTCGATCTAACGGTCGATGATATACTTGGTCTAAAGTTCAGCCGACAAGAGGAAGCTTATAAATTTTATTCTGCATATGCAAAACTGCATGGGTTTGTTGTGAGAAAAGACATTCGAAGGCGAGATGAAAATGGTGACTTTATTGTTCAGCAGTATGTATGTAACAAAGAGGGATTGAGGAATAAAAAGCATTTGATGAGGGTGGATAGGAAAATGGATCATAGACCACTCACTCGTACGGGCTGTCATGCTAAGCTACGGGTACGCTTTGATTACAAGATATCTTGTTGGAAAGTGGTTTCTTTTAAGGAGGGTCATAACCATGAACTATACCCGGCAAGTGCAGTTCCTTTAATCCCTGCTTACCGTGCGATCAGTGACGCTGATAAAGCTCAGGTGGATAGCTTGAATTCACAAGGTGTCAAAACTTGTCATATTATGGGTTACTTGTTGGCACAGAAAGGGGGATATGCAGGTGTTGGTTTTCTGAAAGAGGATTTATACAATTATTTTCACCGCCAAAAGCGTGATAAGATCAAAGATGGGGATGCACGAATTAGCTTAACTTATCTTCAAGGAAAGGCAGACAATGATGGCATGTTTTTTTCAAGATACACCACTACGGATGATTGTAGACTCCAGAATCTATTTTGGGCAGATAGCACTAGCATAACAGATTTTCAATGCTTTGGTGATGTCCTTGCTTTTGATACCACGTACAATAAGAACAAATATAATCTTCCCCTTGTTATATTCAGTGGATGTAATCATCATTCGCAAACTGTTATTTTTGGTTGTGGTTTGTTAATCAATGAAACTGCAGAGACATATAAGTGGGTGTTAGAAACCTTTTTGGCAGCAATGCGCAATAAGCACCCAAGAGCTGTGGTGACAGATGGTGATAGTGCTATGAGGAAGGCCATCAAGCAGGTATTTCCGAATGCAACACATCGACTTTGTGCTTGGCACTTACACAGAAATGCAAAAGGTAAAACAATGAATGATTCATTTGTGGATGATTTCGAAAAAGCGTTGTATCATAATATGGGCATTGATGAATTCGAAGAGTTTTGGAAGCAGATGGTTGCCAAACATGGGCTTGAAGGAAACGAATGGGTTCGTAAGACTTATGAGAAAAAGTCAATGTGGGCCAATGCATATCTTCGTGATCAGTTTTTTGCTGGTATACGGACTACGTCACGATGTGAAGGAATTAATTCCTATATAAAGTCATATGTTGAGAGAAAAAATAGCGTCGTTGAGCTCTTGCATAGTATGGAGGAAGCATTGAGAGGATATAGACACAACGAGCTTGTTGCTGATTTTAATTCTCTTTTTACTGAACCGGTTATGACCACTTCTCTCCACATGTACGAGCGGGAGGCTTCAAAAATTTTCACATTAGAGATTTTCAGAGAAGTCAAATTTGAGATTGAAGAGGTAGGTGCATTAATGATCATGGAGCGGATAGAAAATGGAGACAGTGTAATGTTTAAGATGAGTAAATTGTTTCAACCCAATAGGATTATTGGTGTTGTTTATGATACTGTGAATTCTTCATTCTCATGTGACTGTCGTCTATTTCAGTCCCGTGGCATTCCATGCTCTCATGTTTTTTGTGCCATGAAACGTGAGCACATGAAATCAATTCCTAGCAGTCTTATTTGCAAACGGTGGACAAAATCTGTCAAGAGTGAGTTCTTCTCATCAGATCAATTAGATGAAATGGATCCTGATGTAACCAAAATTACCCGCCGTGGGGCTGCAGCTGCTGCATGTAATAGGCTTTGTGAGATTGCATCAAAAAATGGTAAGTACTTCGATGAAATCAGAGATGAAATCTTAAAGTTGACTTCTAAGTATGACAACAAAAAGGGGTCAAGTAGAACTCAAGGTGATAATTTTAATGATATTCGTGATCCCACTACGGTACCGACTAAAGGCGGCCGTCCTTCAAAGAAGCGGTACAGTAGGACGAGAAGAAGATGTACAAATTGTAGAAAGACTGGACATACATTGAGGACATGTCCCAAGCGCATTGGTACAAAAGATGAGCATATTGCGCATGATGCATCATCACCTCATGAGGATAATGAGATGAGAAGACAA GATAATGAGGACAACACAACATTTAATGATGACAATGTCCAGCACAATGATCACAGTACCCAATATTCAAACTATGCTGAAAAT GATAAAGAGGGAACAACACTCAATGAATGCAATATCAAACACAAGGACACAGAGCCGAGTAgtaagaaaggaaaagaaagaaaggaaaagaaagttaAACGTTCCACACAAAATTCAATCAATGACTCT GGAAAGCAACCCACTTTGTCTGCTCAGAGACCGCATCTAGAAGCTTATAAAGTTCAACAAACTGGTCTCACAACCCATCATACT GGAAAACAACCTATTTCTTCAGCTCAAAAACCGCATTCGGAAACTCATAAAGTCCAACACACTGGTCACACAATCCATCATATT GGAAAACAAACCATTGATTTTTCCAATAAAGGGAATCCGGAAATTACTCATCGGGTATTGGTTGCACCCCCACCCCCACCGGGGAATGTTGCATTTGCTTATGGCACATCAAACTCACACCTAACATCTTCAAATGATTATGGCACATCAAGCATACCCCATAACATACCATCTGGTTATGGTGCCCTAATCCAGGGGATGCCTATGCCTCCCTTACCATCTAGTTATGGTGCACTTAGTCATGAGATGCCTATGCCTCCCTTTCACGGTGCAGGTCCTTCACGCCCCCAATTTCCCAAATTCCTTGCCGCAATTCACATGTCACAG TATATGGGTGGAGTGCAAAATCTTCATGGTGGTACAAACTTGAGTCATTTGCTTcaaaaagaagtaaaaaaaaaaaaaattggaacaa GTAATAAAGATGAAGCTGACTCAAGCAAAGAGCAACAGAATATGAACAAGCCAGATGGTGATAAGTAG
- the LOC130740673 gene encoding protein FAR1-RELATED SEQUENCE 5-like isoform X1, which yields MASSDDDSFINSDDGRDLDNNSDSNCDESGSEGDNEADNEQPVLYTTHVGHKKIVDLTVDDILGLKFSRQEEAYKFYSAYAKLHGFVVRKDIRRRDENGDFIVQQYVCNKEGLRNKKHLMRVDRKMDHRPLTRTGCHAKLRVRFDYKISCWKVVSFKEGHNHELYPASAVPLIPAYRAISDADKAQVDSLNSQGVKTCHIMGYLLAQKGGYAGVGFLKEDLYNYFHRQKRDKIKDGDARISLTYLQGKADNDGMFFSRYTTTDDCRLQNLFWADSTSITDFQCFGDVLAFDTTYNKNKYNLPLVIFSGCNHHSQTVIFGCGLLINETAETYKWVLETFLAAMRNKHPRAVVTDGDSAMRKAIKQVFPNATHRLCAWHLHRNAKGKTMNDSFVDDFEKALYHNMGIDEFEEFWKQMVAKHGLEGNEWVRKTYEKKSMWANAYLRDQFFAGIRTTSRCEGINSYIKSYVERKNSVVELLHSMEEALRGYRHNELVADFNSLFTEPVMTTSLHMYEREASKIFTLEIFREVKFEIEEVGALMIMERIENGDSVMFKMSKLFQPNRIIGVVYDTVNSSFSCDCRLFQSRGIPCSHVFCAMKREHMKSIPSSLICKRWTKSVKSEFFSSDQLDEMDPDVTKITRRGAAAAACNRLCEIASKNGKYFDEIRDEILKLTSKYDNKKGSSRTQGDNFNDIRDPTTVPTKGGRPSKKRYSRTRRRCTNCRKTGHTLRTCPKRIGTKDEHIAHDASSPHEDNEMRRQDNEDNTTFNDDNVQHNDHSTQYSNYAENDKEGTTLNECNIKHKDTEPSSKKGKERKEKKVKRSTQNSINDSGKQPTLSAQRPHLEAYKVQQTGLTTHHTGKQPISSAQKPHSETHKVQHTGHTIHHIGKQTIDFSNKGNPEITHRVLVAPPPPPGNVAFAYGTSNSHLTSSNDYGTSSIPHNIPSGYGALIQGMPMPPLPSSYGALSHEMPMPPFHGAGPSRPQFPKFLAAIHMSQYMGGVQNLHGGTNLSHLLQKEVKKKKIGTTIAGNKDEADSSKEQQNMNKPDGDK from the exons ATGGCTAGCTCAGATGATGATTCATTTATTAATTCAGACGATGGTAGAGATCTTGATAATAATTCTGATAGTAATTGTGACGAAAGTGGTAGTGAAGGAGACAATGAAGCGGACAATGAGCAACCAGTCTTATATACAACACATGTCGGTCACAAAAAGATAGTCGATCTAACGGTCGATGATATACTTGGTCTAAAGTTCAGCCGACAAGAGGAAGCTTATAAATTTTATTCTGCATATGCAAAACTGCATGGGTTTGTTGTGAGAAAAGACATTCGAAGGCGAGATGAAAATGGTGACTTTATTGTTCAGCAGTATGTATGTAACAAAGAGGGATTGAGGAATAAAAAGCATTTGATGAGGGTGGATAGGAAAATGGATCATAGACCACTCACTCGTACGGGCTGTCATGCTAAGCTACGGGTACGCTTTGATTACAAGATATCTTGTTGGAAAGTGGTTTCTTTTAAGGAGGGTCATAACCATGAACTATACCCGGCAAGTGCAGTTCCTTTAATCCCTGCTTACCGTGCGATCAGTGACGCTGATAAAGCTCAGGTGGATAGCTTGAATTCACAAGGTGTCAAAACTTGTCATATTATGGGTTACTTGTTGGCACAGAAAGGGGGATATGCAGGTGTTGGTTTTCTGAAAGAGGATTTATACAATTATTTTCACCGCCAAAAGCGTGATAAGATCAAAGATGGGGATGCACGAATTAGCTTAACTTATCTTCAAGGAAAGGCAGACAATGATGGCATGTTTTTTTCAAGATACACCACTACGGATGATTGTAGACTCCAGAATCTATTTTGGGCAGATAGCACTAGCATAACAGATTTTCAATGCTTTGGTGATGTCCTTGCTTTTGATACCACGTACAATAAGAACAAATATAATCTTCCCCTTGTTATATTCAGTGGATGTAATCATCATTCGCAAACTGTTATTTTTGGTTGTGGTTTGTTAATCAATGAAACTGCAGAGACATATAAGTGGGTGTTAGAAACCTTTTTGGCAGCAATGCGCAATAAGCACCCAAGAGCTGTGGTGACAGATGGTGATAGTGCTATGAGGAAGGCCATCAAGCAGGTATTTCCGAATGCAACACATCGACTTTGTGCTTGGCACTTACACAGAAATGCAAAAGGTAAAACAATGAATGATTCATTTGTGGATGATTTCGAAAAAGCGTTGTATCATAATATGGGCATTGATGAATTCGAAGAGTTTTGGAAGCAGATGGTTGCCAAACATGGGCTTGAAGGAAACGAATGGGTTCGTAAGACTTATGAGAAAAAGTCAATGTGGGCCAATGCATATCTTCGTGATCAGTTTTTTGCTGGTATACGGACTACGTCACGATGTGAAGGAATTAATTCCTATATAAAGTCATATGTTGAGAGAAAAAATAGCGTCGTTGAGCTCTTGCATAGTATGGAGGAAGCATTGAGAGGATATAGACACAACGAGCTTGTTGCTGATTTTAATTCTCTTTTTACTGAACCGGTTATGACCACTTCTCTCCACATGTACGAGCGGGAGGCTTCAAAAATTTTCACATTAGAGATTTTCAGAGAAGTCAAATTTGAGATTGAAGAGGTAGGTGCATTAATGATCATGGAGCGGATAGAAAATGGAGACAGTGTAATGTTTAAGATGAGTAAATTGTTTCAACCCAATAGGATTATTGGTGTTGTTTATGATACTGTGAATTCTTCATTCTCATGTGACTGTCGTCTATTTCAGTCCCGTGGCATTCCATGCTCTCATGTTTTTTGTGCCATGAAACGTGAGCACATGAAATCAATTCCTAGCAGTCTTATTTGCAAACGGTGGACAAAATCTGTCAAGAGTGAGTTCTTCTCATCAGATCAATTAGATGAAATGGATCCTGATGTAACCAAAATTACCCGCCGTGGGGCTGCAGCTGCTGCATGTAATAGGCTTTGTGAGATTGCATCAAAAAATGGTAAGTACTTCGATGAAATCAGAGATGAAATCTTAAAGTTGACTTCTAAGTATGACAACAAAAAGGGGTCAAGTAGAACTCAAGGTGATAATTTTAATGATATTCGTGATCCCACTACGGTACCGACTAAAGGCGGCCGTCCTTCAAAGAAGCGGTACAGTAGGACGAGAAGAAGATGTACAAATTGTAGAAAGACTGGACATACATTGAGGACATGTCCCAAGCGCATTGGTACAAAAGATGAGCATATTGCGCATGATGCATCATCACCTCATGAGGATAATGAGATGAGAAGACAA GATAATGAGGACAACACAACATTTAATGATGACAATGTCCAGCACAATGATCACAGTACCCAATATTCAAACTATGCTGAAAAT GATAAAGAGGGAACAACACTCAATGAATGCAATATCAAACACAAGGACACAGAGCCGAGTAgtaagaaaggaaaagaaagaaaggaaaagaaagttaAACGTTCCACACAAAATTCAATCAATGACTCT GGAAAGCAACCCACTTTGTCTGCTCAGAGACCGCATCTAGAAGCTTATAAAGTTCAACAAACTGGTCTCACAACCCATCATACT GGAAAACAACCTATTTCTTCAGCTCAAAAACCGCATTCGGAAACTCATAAAGTCCAACACACTGGTCACACAATCCATCATATT GGAAAACAAACCATTGATTTTTCCAATAAAGGGAATCCGGAAATTACTCATCGGGTATTGGTTGCACCCCCACCCCCACCGGGGAATGTTGCATTTGCTTATGGCACATCAAACTCACACCTAACATCTTCAAATGATTATGGCACATCAAGCATACCCCATAACATACCATCTGGTTATGGTGCCCTAATCCAGGGGATGCCTATGCCTCCCTTACCATCTAGTTATGGTGCACTTAGTCATGAGATGCCTATGCCTCCCTTTCACGGTGCAGGTCCTTCACGCCCCCAATTTCCCAAATTCCTTGCCGCAATTCACATGTCACAG TATATGGGTGGAGTGCAAAATCTTCATGGTGGTACAAACTTGAGTCATTTGCTTcaaaaagaagtaaaaaaaaaaaaaattggaacaa CTATTGCAGGTAATAAAGATGAAGCTGACTCAAGCAAAGAGCAACAGAATATGAACAAGCCAGATGGTGATAAGTAG
- the LOC130741131 gene encoding succinate dehydrogenase [ubiquinone] iron-sulfur subunit 2, mitochondrial-like: PVKHLKALIRAPKYNLFYPVSSPPWRLALLRAHVSETQAQQVEPEASETTRMKKFQIYRWNPENQTKPELKEYTVNLKDCGSMLLDALIKIKNEVDQTLTFRRSCREGICDSCAMNIDGCNGLACLTEIPSEAKETMVTPLPHMFVIKDLVVDMTNFYQEYKSTEPWLKRKSLTPVLGKEILQSKKDREKLDGMYECILCACCSTSCPSYWWNPESYLGPAALLHANRYQCFLLSL; encoded by the coding sequence CCCGTCAAGCACCTCAAAGCCCTTATTAGAGCACCTAAGTACAATTTGTTTTATCCGGTTTCATCTCCGCCGTGGAGGCTCGCCCTCCTCCGTGCCCACGTCTCGGAAACCCAAGCTCAGCAGGTGGAACCCGAAGCCAGTGAGACAACCCGGATGAAGAAGTTCCAAATCTACCGCTGGAACCCTGAGAATCAGACGAAGCCGGAGCTGAAGGAATACACCGTCAACCTCAAGGATTGCGGCTCTATGCTCCTCGACGCTCTCATCAAGATCAAGAACGAGGTCGATCAGACCCTCACCTTCCGCCGTTCCTGCAGGGAAGGCATCTGTGACTCATGCGCGATGAACATCGACGGTTGCAACGGGCTTGCTTGCCTGACCGAGATTCCATCGGAGGCGAAGGAGACGATGGTGACGCCGCTGCCTCATATGTTTGTGATTAAGGATTTGGTGGTGGATATGACGAATTTCTACCAGGAGTATAAGAGTACTGAGCCGTGGTTGAAGAGGAAGAGTCTGACGCCTGTTCTAGGGAAGGAGATTCTGCAGAGCAAGAAGGATAGGGAAAAGTTGGATGGGATGTATGAGTGTATTCTGTGCGCTTGTTGCAGTACTTCTTGCCCTAGTTATTGGTGGAACCCTGAATCTTATCTTGGTCCTGCTGCTTTGCTTCACGCTAATAGGTATCAATGCTTTCTTCTGTCTCTCTGA
- the LOC130741047 gene encoding uncharacterized protein LOC130741047 produces the protein MELGGKKGSDFAAEITDSNEIDLKGLRLEVKEMSLAFKALADLVNEALINNKALNSRQSATGQRKLSSPTPTQSLIGAFRKEQAVKKLFKTPTPPRRAMNSPKLDKKNTASRASPLSTTSNGKSIASCGKRKISECNEEDTATNPGGFTLPMGMESNYPPTPEMLLLRREMILAHYIFHPEMDNNEILFQLGNKKVTRLDFQSFCPPNEVNHEIITLKTMKTTYLQRDEEFPSVWSLPPSFVDDVFNGLTINELKETYAKVWMPPYIGLKYVYVPIRDERGHWFVMVISLVDEAIYHLDSNLQMGDDLIERRKIMATLCAAISDIVSECMFPKMLLTTAKKLTSWNIIQAAGIPNRGTSVDSGVWVLKWLELEKGFGSHLDGNLNEDAVRMRSATDLVSGWYNEKRREIEESSEAFWKMMIAGEAPIGWRK, from the exons ATGGAGTTGGGAGGCAAGAAAGGGTCTGATTTTGCTGCAGAAATCACTGATTCAAATGAGATAGATTTGAag GGCTTAAGACTTGAAGTCAAGGAAATGAGCCTTGCATTCAAGGCTCTTGCTGACCTGGTCAATGAAGCATTGATTAATAATAAG GCTTTGAACTCAAGGCAGAGTGCCACTGGTCAAAGAAAGCTGAGCAGTCCTACTCCAACTCAG AGTCTTATTGGAGCATTTCGTAAGGAGCAAGCTGTTAAGAAGCTATTTAAGACACCAACTCCACCTCGCAGAGCTATGAACTCCCCAAAGttggataaaaaaaatactGCTTCTCGTGCATCTCCATTAAGTACTACAAGCAATGGTAAAAGTATTGCTTCTTGTGGAAAGAGGAAAATTTCTGAATGTAACGAAGAAGACACTGCTACTAACCCCGGGGGATTCACACTACCCATG GGAATGGAAAGCAACTATCCTCCAACACCGGAGATGCTTTTGCTGAGAAGAGAAATGATACTTGCACATTACATTTTCCATCCAGAAATGGATAATAA TGAGATCCTCTTCCAGCTAGGAAATAAGAAGGTAACAAGGCTGGACTTCCAATCCTTTTGTCCGCCAAATGAAGTAAACCATGAG ATAATTACTTTGAAGACTATGAAAACAACCTACCTGCAACGTGATGAAGAATTTCCTTCGGTTTGGTCATTACCTCCATCGTTTGTG GATGATGTATTCAATGGACTAACTATTAATGAACTGAAAGAGACATATGCCAAAGTCTGGATGCCGCCTTATATCGGATTGAAATAC GTGTATGTTCCTATAAGAGATGAGCGTGGTCACTGGTTTGTCATGGTGATCTCCTTAGTTGATGAAGCAATTTACCACCTAGACTCTAATCTTCAAATGGGTGATGATTTGATCGAAAGAAGGAAGATCATGGCCACTCTG TGTGCTGCAATCTCAGACATAGTCAGTGAATGTATGTTTCCGAAGATGTTGCTGACCACTGCAAAAAAGTTAACATCATGGAATATTATTCAAGCTGCCGGCATTCCAAACCGTGGCACAAG TGTGGATTCAGGTGtttgggtgttgaaatggcttGAGCTGGAAAAAGGCTTTGGGTCACATCTGGATGGGAAC CTTAATGAAGATGCTGTGAGAATGAGGTCTGCAACAGATTTAGTATCTGGCTGGTACAATGAAAAAAGGCGAGAGATTGAAGAAAGCAGTGAAGCTTtctggaagatgatgattgctGGGGAAGCTCCAATAGGCTGGAGAAAATAG